One window from the genome of Alnus glutinosa chromosome 13, dhAlnGlut1.1, whole genome shotgun sequence encodes:
- the LOC133853981 gene encoding uncharacterized protein LOC133853981, producing MVCEESTIIDLRQNEGGADLVDLGGKVHQLPCSIKHDGPSSVSHYFKPKPTGIEVEGLELQEAYFRGRKLQGATIPIPQGYSGFVLGKKNLGKRKCSDDMSEGNSNRWEANAKFHNVTYWNHDILPSHDDAFLRSFHWLSVAKVLHKPVTAEDLLSASIALQKMA from the coding sequence ATGGTGTGCGAAGAGAGCACAATAATAGATCTGAGGCAAAATGAAGGTGGCGCCGATTTGGTGGATCTGGGCGGTAAGGTCCACCAGCTCCCCTGCTCTATCAAGCACGACGGCCCTTCGTCTGTGTCCCACTATTTCAAACCCAAACCCACAGGGATTGAGGTGGAGGGGTTAGAGCTGCAGGAAGCGTATTTCAGAGGAAGGAAGTTGCAGGGAGCGACCATTCCAATTCCACAGGGGTATTCTGGCTTTGTACTAGGAAAGAAGAATCTCGGGAAGAGAAAATGTTCCGACGACATGTCTGAAGGGAACTCAAACAGGTGGGAGGCGAATGCAAAATTTCATAACGTGACGTATTGGAATCATGACATCCTCCCTTCGCATGACGATGCCTTTTTGCGTTCTTTTCACTGGCTCTCTGTTGCGAAAGTACTACATAAGCCAGTGACAGCCGAAGATTTGTTGTCTGCATCCATTGCTCTTCAAAAAATGGCTTGA
- the LOC133854307 gene encoding uncharacterized membrane protein At4g09580, translating into MGKGESSNGEVEAVASKFPLSVWEMAAASTVVLGFVVGLLGVYLTMPASDYSFLKLPRTLEDLQILRDHLESYTSDYTAQVLVGYCMVYIFMQTFMIPGTVFMSLLAGALFGVFKGVALVVFTATAGASSCYFLSKLIGRPILSFLWPDKLKFFQAQVAKRRERLLNYMLFLRLTPTLPNTFINFASPIVDVPYRTFFLATLVGLIPAAFVTVRAGLTLGELQSVGDLYDFQSIATLFLIGIVSVTPTLVRKSKP; encoded by the exons ATGGGAAAGGGAGAGAGTAGCAATGGGGAGGTGGAGGCTGTGGCATCGAAGTTTCCATTGAGCGTTTGGGAGATGGCGGCGGCTTCCACCGTGGTGTTGGGCTTCGTGGTGGGTCTTCTCGGTGTGTACCTTACCATGCCAGCATCGGATTACAGCTTCCTCAAGCTCCCTCGTACCCTGGAAGACCTTCAAATCCTCCG AGATCACCTAGAGAGCTACACAAGTGACTATACTGCACAAGTCCTGGTCGGGTACTGCATGGTTTACATTTTCATGCAGACATTTATGATTCCGGGGACTGTGTTCATGTCATTGCTGGCTGGAGCCCTTTTTGGAGTCTTCAAAGGTGTAGCTCTGGTTGTCTTCACCGCCACCGCTGGTGCTTCTTCTTGCTATTTCTTATCAAAGCTGATTGGCCGGCCTATTCTCTCCTTTCTTTGGCCTGACAAGCTAAAGTTCTTTCAAGCCCAG GTGGCTAAAAGAAGAGAGCGTCTGTTGAACTACATGCTTTTTCTAAGATTGACTCCGACATTGCCAAATACGTTTATCAATTTCGCTTCTCCAATTGTCGATGTGCCGTATCGTACTTTCTTCCTGGCAACCTTAGTCGGCCTCATACCTGCGGCTTTTGTTACTGTCAGG GCTGGACTAACTCTTGGAGAGTTGCAATCCGTAGGGGATCTCTATGACTTCCAATCAATTGCTACTTTGTTCCTCATTGGAATTGTCTCTGTTACACCCACGCTGGTGAGGAAGAGTAAACCATAG
- the LOC133854138 gene encoding protein WHAT'S THIS FACTOR 9, mitochondrial — MFITNPTSKTLKKLLSSSKKSVFCFLCQPQNPPYTHTQKCHYVDVYMKWKKDSYYDSIEHIHRSIELKPIVSLKNCIAQDPNGCIPISQVSKRALELGVPMNVARFLRQYPAIFEEFTGPQYNLPWFRLTPEAAEIDREEKRVFEEHKDDLKDRLKRLILMSKGKVLPLKISQGMQWYLGLPEDFLRCLEVNLDGSFRLVEIEDGLEGLAVEGEKVLSVVQRNAMKRGMHFGGTMEAIEFSAFPSKGLRLRRKIEDWLKEFQKVPYVSPYEDFSHLDPNSEIAEKRVVGFLHELLSLFVEHSAERKKLLCLKKYFGLPQKVHKAFERHLHMFYLSLRNKTCTAILKEAYNDKSAIGKHPLLKVRKKYIRLMKESELILKKRRFSNRFVDRDRDHENMKLDLDLDAEDEERREMPDCSL, encoded by the coding sequence ATGTTCATCACCAACCCCACCTCCAAAACCCTCAAAAAGCTACTCTCTTCCTCTAAAAAATCAGTCTTTTGCTTCCTATGCCAGCCCCAAAACCCTCCCTATACACACACCCAAAAATGCCACTATGTAGATGTTTACATGAAGTGGAAGAAAGACTCGTACTATGACTCAATAGAGCACATCCACAGGTCCATAGAACTCAAGCCCATTGTTTCCTTGAAAAACTGCATAGCCCAAGACCCGAACGGTTGCATCCCAATCTCTCAAGTCTCGAAGAGGGCACTAGAGTTGGGTGTGCCCATGAATGTTGCGAGGTTCTTGAGGCAATACCCAGCAATCTTTGAGGAATTTACGGGTCCCCAATATAACTTGCCTTGGTTTAGGCTGACCCCAGAAGCTGCTGAGATTGATAGAGAGGAGAAAAGGGTGTTTGAAGAACATAAGGATGATTTGAAGGATAGGCTGAAGAGGTTGATTTTGATGAGTAAAGGGAAAGTTTTGCCTTTGAAGATTAGTCAGGGAATGCAGTGGTATTTAGGTTTGCCCGAGGATTTTTTAAGGTGCTTGGAAGTGAATCTTGATGGGTCTTTTAGGCTTGTGGAGATTGAAGATGGGTTGGAAGGTTTGGCTGTTGAGGGTGAGAAGGTATTGTCTGTGGTACAGAGAAATGCAATGAAAAGAGGGATGCATTTCGGGGGGACAATGGAGGCAATTGAGTTTTCAGCTTTCCCTTCGAAGGGTTTGAGGTTGAGGAGGAAGATTGAAGATTGGTTAAAGGAGTTTCAGAAGGTTCCCTATGTTTCACCTTATGAGGATTTTTCACATTTGGACCCAAATAGTGAGATAGCGGAGAAGCGGGTTGTGGGGTTTCTTCATGAGTTGCTTAGTCTCTTTGTTGAGCATTCGGCGGAGAGGAAGAAGCTTCTATGcctcaagaaatattttgggttgcCTCAGAAAGTTCACAAGGCATTTGAGAGGCATCTCCATATGTTTTATTTGTCTTTGAGGAACAAGACTTGTACTGCAATACTTAAGGAGGCTTACAATGATAAGTCCGCTATAGGGAAGCATCCACTGCTGAAGGTGAGAAAAAAGTATATCAGGTTGATGAAGGAGTCGGAGTTGATTTTGAAGAAAAGAAGATTCAGCAATCGGTTTGTCGATCGTGATCGTGATCATGAGAATATgaagttggatttggatttggatgcTGAGGatgaagagagaagagagatgccaGATTGTTCTTTGTAA